The Sagittula stellata E-37 sequence CCGTCTCGGTCATCGCGCAGGCCCGGCAAAGCGGACCGTCCTCCGCCTTCCAGTTGCACCCGATCTCGTCCCGGTTCGCGCAGAACTGCGCATCGGCCAGCATGCTCTGCGTGTCAGGGTCGAAGGTGACGGTCTGCCCACAGCCGCAGGCGGTGTTGTGGAAGAAGACGTTGGTCCCGCAGTTGGGGCAGTGGAAGACGCGCATCGAGAGCTCTCTGATTGCATGGCCGGGGCATGGCGCCGCTCAACGCGTGGCTGCCGCTACGGTTCCATAGGCGCCGCACATCCCTTGGGCCAGAGGTTCCGGGTCCGGCGTGTTGCAGATGGAAAGGCGACGCGGGCACGAAGGCACTTGCTGAATCGCATTATTTCCAATATTCCGGAAATATGGAATCAGTTGATCAAATCCACCTCGCGCAACTCACCGCGCTGGCCCATCCCAAGCGTCTGTCGCTGTTTCGGCTGCTGATGCGGCGATACCCGGACCGTGTGCCGGCGGGCGATCTGGCAGAGACGCTGGGGATGCCGCCCTCGTCCTTGTCGGCGGCACTGGCGCAGCTTCGGCAGGCCGGGCTCGTCACGCAGGAGCGGCAGGGCACATCGCTCCTTTATGCCGCGGACACCGGAGGATCGGGGCGGCTGGTGAATTTTCTCGTCGCCGACTGCTGCCGTGGCCGCGGCGACATCTGTTTCAACCTGTCAGAGAAGGACGTGCTCATGACGGTCCATAAGACGCGCAAGTGGAACGTGCTGTTCATATGCACCGGCAACTCAGCCCGGTCGATCTTTGCCGAGACGCTGCTGCGCGAAATGGCCGGCGACCGGTTCGAGGTCTTCTCGGCCGGGACGAGGCCGCAATCGGAGCTGAACCCCCAAGCGGTGGCGCTGCTGGAGTCCAAGGGGCATGACGTATCGCCGCTGCGCTCCAAGACTATCTCGGAGTTCAAGGGCGAGGGTGCGCCGAAGATGGATTTCGTCTTCACCGTCTGCGATACGGCGGCGAACGAGGAATGCCCGCCGTGGCCCGGTCAGCCGATGTCCGGTCACTGGGGGCAGCCCGACCCGGTGAAGGCCACCGGAACGAAGGCAGAGCGCAGGCTGGCCTTTCAGCAGGTCTATGGCGCTCTGAAGAACAGGATCGCCGCTTTCGCTGCGCTGCCGGTGGAGACTCTGGACCGCGCGGCATTGCAGGCGCGGATCGACAACATCGGGCGAGCTGTGGGAGATGCCGCATGACCAGATACGCGGTGAACGGTCTTGGCCGTATGGGAAAGCTGGTGCTTGAGCCGCTGCTGGACAGGGGCGCGCAGATCGCCTGGATCAACGATGCGGTGGGCGACCCCGCGATGCACGCGCACCTCCTGGAGTTCGACACCGTGCACGGGCGCTGGGATGCCGAGTTTTCGTCGGACGCGGACAGCATCACCATCGACGGGGTGCGCCTGCCGGTCCATTCGGCCAGGTCGCTGGACGACCTTCCGCTGGACGGCGTGGACGTGGTCATCGATTGCACCGGCTATTTCAAGACCGAGGCCCGGATCGCCCCCTATTTCGAACGCGGGGTGAAGAAGGTCGTGGTCTCCGCTCCGGTGAAGGACGGCAACGCCGCGAACATTGTCATGGGGGTGAACCACGAAACCTACGATCCGGCAAACCACCGGATCGTCACCGCGGCCTCCTGCACGACCAACTGCCTTGCTCCGGTGGTGAAGGTGATCCACGAGGGGCTGGGCATTCGCCATGGCTCCATGACGACCATCCACGACGTGACCAACACCCAGACCATCGTGGACCGCCCGGCCAAGGATCTGCGCCGCGCACGCTCGGCCCTGAACGCGCTGATCCCGACAACCACCGGCTCGGCCACGGCGATCACTCTCATCTACCCGGAGCTGAAGGGCCGGCTGAACGGACATGCGGTGCGTGTGCCGCTGCTCAATGCCTCGCTGACCGATTGCGTGTTCGAGGTGGAGCGCGCCACCACGGTCGAGGAGGTCAACGCCCTTTTCAAGGCCGCCGCAGAGGGGCCGCTGAAAGGCATCCTGGGATACGAGGAGCGTCCGCTGGTGAGCTGCGATTACGTGAACGACGTGCGGTCCTCCATCGTGGATGCGCCGTCGACCATGGTGGTGAACGGCACGCAGGTGAAGATCTACGCATGGTACGACAACGAATGGGGCTATGCGCACCGGCTGGCAGATGTTGCGATGATGGTGGGCGCAAGCCTGTGAAGGCCCGGCCTGCCGCCAAAAGGCTTCTCGCCCCTTGGCCCGTATGGACTCGCCAGGGAGCGCCAGTTTGACCGCAGACGGCGCTGTCGCACAGATCCCGTTGTCCTTGCGCAACACGACCGAAAGGCGAAGCCGCGCCGTAACCCATCACCCCGAGGAGCCGAGCCAAAGCCATGACC is a genomic window containing:
- a CDS encoding ArsJ-associated glyceraldehyde-3-phosphate dehydrogenase; translated protein: MTRYAVNGLGRMGKLVLEPLLDRGAQIAWINDAVGDPAMHAHLLEFDTVHGRWDAEFSSDADSITIDGVRLPVHSARSLDDLPLDGVDVVIDCTGYFKTEARIAPYFERGVKKVVVSAPVKDGNAANIVMGVNHETYDPANHRIVTAASCTTNCLAPVVKVIHEGLGIRHGSMTTIHDVTNTQTIVDRPAKDLRRARSALNALIPTTTGSATAITLIYPELKGRLNGHAVRVPLLNASLTDCVFEVERATTVEEVNALFKAAAEGPLKGILGYEERPLVSCDYVNDVRSSIVDAPSTMVVNGTQVKIYAWYDNEWGYAHRLADVAMMVGASL
- a CDS encoding metalloregulator ArsR/SmtB family transcription factor is translated as MESVDQIHLAQLTALAHPKRLSLFRLLMRRYPDRVPAGDLAETLGMPPSSLSAALAQLRQAGLVTQERQGTSLLYAADTGGSGRLVNFLVADCCRGRGDICFNLSEKDVLMTVHKTRKWNVLFICTGNSARSIFAETLLREMAGDRFEVFSAGTRPQSELNPQAVALLESKGHDVSPLRSKTISEFKGEGAPKMDFVFTVCDTAANEECPPWPGQPMSGHWGQPDPVKATGTKAERRLAFQQVYGALKNRIAAFAALPVETLDRAALQARIDNIGRAVGDAA